Proteins from one Malaya genurostris strain Urasoe2022 chromosome 2, Malgen_1.1, whole genome shotgun sequence genomic window:
- the LOC131432867 gene encoding uncharacterized protein LOC131432867: MDVTKKHHSGDRTKIEGTDTKRGATNIGITPLEHDNGAVEIRSNRSPSPPAIIITRNRKSKRDLQIELKNEKSRNAILMKEIEMLREANKPSGSASDLALVGNNVKANGSDFDGNNASSNTPRPENPIGQDESMFMTSFHQLSISSLNVPECLPLTESEGIQRHSYEMWRDMLVDSMELAGINDERTKFIVFKVKAGQRLLEIFKNTSSDSSSPDPDQYPFSNALYRLKNYFGSGSDVMLQKRKLAVMVQKLDESDLSYISRVGATARMCNFGNDKEFEQIASTIAEHARNKDVRISALRILSRKGTFTDLVDEVRELEAIRINEEFIMNKQAVIEPVKVAVVRADYPRNTQMYGRTFKQLNQNKYNSRLMYTGNRVQGNKFRGRRETARFYNQSQTNRCWRCNSVYHLPSECNALNKVCRNCGKMGHILRACSSTFAEPISRKRPNSVEPTGDHMKKLAAIEGPISEDINDSEVGEPTE, translated from the exons ATGGATGTCACCAAAAAGCACCACAGCGGGGACCGGACAAAAATCGAAGGCACCGATACGAAAAGAGGTGCTACAAATATCGGAATCACTCCTTTGGAACACGACAATGGCGCAGTAGAGATCCGCTCCAACCGTAG tcCGTCTCCACCGGCGATAATTATTACTCGAAATCGAAAAAGTAAGCGTGACCTTCAGATAGAGTTAAAGAATGAAAAATCTCGCAATGCTATTCTGATGAAGGAAATTGAAATGCTTCGCGAGGCAAATAAGCCTTCGGGTAGTGCCAGTGATTTGGCTTTGGTCGGTAATAATGTTAAAGCAAACGGTTCTGATTTTGACGGGAATAACGCTTCATCTAATACACCCCGTCCGGAGAATCCTATTGGACAGGATGAATCTATGTTTATGACTAGCTTTCATCAGCTTTCAATTTCGTCTCTTAATGTACCGGAGTGCTTGCCGCTAACAGAAAGTGAAGGCATACAGCGTCACTCATACGAAATGTGGCGTGATATGCTAGTGGACTCGATGGAATTGGCAGGGATTAATGATGAACGAACCAAGTTCATCGTTTTTAAAGTAAAAGCCGGACAGCGATTGctggaaatattcaaaaacactAGTTCGGACTCTAGTTCTCCTGATCCAGATCAGTATCCTTTCTCAAACGCTTTGTACAGGCTGAAAAATTATTTCGGCTCCGGTTCGGACGTAATGCTACAAAAACGAAAATTAGCAGTTATGGTCCAAAAGCTTGATGAATCGGATTTGTCCTACATTAGCCGTGTAGGTGCTACAGCGAGAATGTGCAATTTCGGAAATGATAAAGAATTCGAACAAATTGCTAGTACGATTGCAGAGCATGCACGTAATAAGGACGTAAGAATTTCTGCGTTAAGAATTCTTAGTCGGAAGGGAACATTCACGGACCTAGTGGACGAGGTTCGTGAGCTGGAAGCAATTCGCATCAATGAAGAATTCATCATGAACAAACAAGCAGTAATCGAACCAGTGAAAGTAGCCGTAGTTAGAGCAGATTATCCTCGCAACACACAAATGTATGGTAGAACATTTAAGCAACTGAATCAAAATAAATACAACAGTCGACTTATGTATACTGGAAACAGAGTACAAGGAAATAAATTTAGAGGACGACGTGAGACTGCAAGGTTCTATAACCAGTCTCAAACGAACAGATGCTGGAGGTGTAATAGTGTGTATCATCTACCAAGCGAATGTAATGCACTAAACAAAGTCTGCAGAAACTGTGGGAAAATGGGACACATTTTGAGAGCATGTAGCTCTACGTTTGCTGAACCAATTTCTCGAAAAAGACCGAATTCAGTTGAACCAACCGGAGATCATATGAAGAAACTAGCAGCAATTGAAGGACCAATTTCAGAAGATATAAATGATAGTGAGGTAGGTGAACcaacagaataa